Genomic DNA from Candidatus Schekmanbacteria bacterium:
GTAAAAGATTTCATAATGTATGGTGCTTCACCTCGTGCATCTATTTATTTAATGAGTTGTGCGAGAGCAAATGCCTTTCTTGAAGGTCGTGGATATGTTGTCCCTGATGATGTAAAAGCTGTTTGTTTTGATGTTTTAAGGCATAGAATTATTTTGTCTTATGAAGCGGAAGCGGAAGAGATTACAAGCGATGATATAATTGAGAGAATTTTAAAGCAGATTCCTGTTCCATAGGGAAAAAATTTTGATTGACAGTAATACATTAAAAAAAATCAATCGCATCCATTTCAAAGTAAAGAAGTCTGTAAACTCTATAATGTTTGGACATTACAAATCTGCCTTTCACGGAAAAGGAATAGAGTTTACGCAAGTGAGAGAGTATGTGCCGGGGGATGATATACGACTGATTGACTGGAATGTATCAGCTCGAGTGGGAAACATACATATTAAAGAGTTTCAAGAAGAGAGAGAGCTCAATCTATTGCTTGCAGTAGACCTTTCAGCATCAGGAAGCTTTGGAAGTGGAATTCAATTGAAGAGAGAAATTGCCGCCGAGATAGCAGCTCTTTTTGCATATCTTGCAATTAGAAGCAACGATAGAATTGGATTGATGATATTTACAAATGAAGTGGAGCTTTTTATTCCTCCAAAAAAGGGTCCGGTGAATGTTTGGAGAATTGTCAGGGAGGTTTTAAGTTTGGAGCCGAAAAACAGCGGTACAGATATGGGTTCTGCTTTGAATTTTTTAAATAGAGCTTTGAAGAGAAGGACAATTTGCTTTTTGATTTCAGATTTTATGTGTGAAGATTTTGAGAAAGAGTTAAAACTTTCGAGCAAAAAACATGAAATAGTTGCAGTTTCTGTAAGAGATAGAAGGGAATTTGAGATACCAAATATAGATTTTGCTTATTTTGAAGATGCCGAGACGGGGGAAACGGTTGTTGTTAATACAAGAGATAGGGAATTTCGTGATTATATGAAGAACAAAGCTGAAAAATTATATAGAGAAAAACTAACACTTTTTTCCAAGAATAATATTGACTGCATTGAAGTATGGACTGACAAACCATATATCTACCCTGTTTTAAATTATTTCAAAAGTAAGGAAAAAAAGAGGTAAAAGGCTTAACTAATTATCTCATGGAATCTTATTTTCTAAAAAAAAAGGAAATTATTCTTTTCTTTCTCATAGCCATTATTTTATCGCCAATATGTTCATGTAAAAAAAAGGTAGAGTTTCCCGTCAGTAAATCGCCTAAAATTGAGAAATCAAAGATTTATGCAGAAAGCTATCTCACCAAGACCAGGGCATATGTGGGTGAAAGAGTCAGACTCTATTTAAATGTTTGGCATCCTGAAGAGGTCAATTTGGATGTGACAGATAAAATCTACGAAATGAAAGGGATGGAGATTATTGATGTAGGGGAATTTAATAAAATTACTCTGGAGGGAATTGAAAGAACGACAAAGTGGTATGATTTAAAAGCTAATGCCGAAGGCATCTATATAATTCCTTCATTTACGATTAGTTATGAATTAGGAGGCAAATTTAATGTGTTGGATACAGGACAACTATATATTGAAATAACAAATAAGGAAGGGGGATTTATTCCCACTGAAAGCATTCGGGGAATTAAGCCGCCATATAAACCCAAGGTAAGCACTAATTATCTTGGAGCAGCAGTTATTTCATTATTTATGATTCTATCACTTTTTCTTCTTATCTTCTATTTCAAGCCATTTAAAAAAGAGGAATTTAATTTAGCTGAAGAAGAAATTGTTTATGCCCATAAAATAGCTTTGAGTGAATTTAATAGAATTAAAAAAGATTTGGAAGAAAAGAATATTTCAGCAAAAGAATTTTGCTTTGAACTTTCGTCGATTTTGAAAAATTATATAGTCGAAAGGTGGGAAATGGAAACTGTGCAGATGACTTCTTACGAGCTTATGGGAAAACTCAAGAAACTTGAAAAAATCGATACCAATCACTTGAAGAAAGCCTATCATATAATTTCTGTAATTGAATTGATGAAATTTGCATCGATGAATCTTAAGAGTGAATGGATTAAAGATATAGAAAGGGAGTTTCTTGAATTTATAGATGAAACAAAACAAATGAGTCCGGAGGATATAGGTGTTACAGCTGAGATTTGAAACGCCACTTTTTTTCTTACTTTTACTGCTTATCCCAATAATGTATTGGTTTGGAAGACTTTGGGATAAGAAACCAAGAATAACAGTTCCTTCAGTTGAGATTTTAAAGGAAAAAGAAG
This window encodes:
- a CDS encoding DUF58 domain-containing protein — protein: MFGHYKSAFHGKGIEFTQVREYVPGDDIRLIDWNVSARVGNIHIKEFQEERELNLLLAVDLSASGSFGSGIQLKREIAAEIAALFAYLAIRSNDRIGLMIFTNEVELFIPPKKGPVNVWRIVREVLSLEPKNSGTDMGSALNFLNRALKRRTICFLISDFMCEDFEKELKLSSKKHEIVAVSVRDRREFEIPNIDFAYFEDAETGETVVVNTRDREFRDYMKNKAEKLYREKLTLFSKNNIDCIEVWTDKPYIYPVLNYFKSKEKKR